The Acomys russatus chromosome 3, mAcoRus1.1, whole genome shotgun sequence genome has a window encoding:
- the Cebpe gene encoding CCAAT/enhancer-binding protein epsilon, translating to MSHGTYYECEPRGGQQPLEFSGGRSGPGELGDMCEHEASIDLSAYIESGEEQLLSDLFAMKPAPEARSLKGPGTPSFPHYLPADPRPYAYPSHTFGPDRKALGPGIYSNPGSYDPRAVAVKEEPRGPEGNRGTSRGSYNPLQYQVAHCGQTAVHLPPTLAAPGQPLRVLKAPVAAAAPPCSPLLKAPSPAGPSHKGKKAVNKDSLEYRLRRERNNIAVRKSRDKAKRRIMETQQKVLEYMAENERLRSRVEQLTQELDTLRNLFRQIPEAASLIKGVGGCS from the exons ATGTCCCACGGGACCTACTATGAGTGTGAGCCTCGGGGTGGCCAGCAACCACTTGAGTTCTCAGGGGGTCGATCTGGGCCCGGGGAGCTGGGGGACATGTGTGAGCATGAGGCCTCCATCGACCTCTCTGCCTACATCGAGTCTGGAGAAGAGCAGCTACTTTCTGACCTCTTTGCCATGAAGCCAGCGCCTGAAGCCCGAAGCCTTAAGGGCCCAGGAACCCCTTCGTTCCCCCACTACCTGCCGGCTGACCCTCGGCCATATGCCTATCCCTCACACACATTTGGCCCAGATAGGAAGGCTTTGGGGCCTGGCATTTACAGCAACCCAGGAAGCTACGACCCCAGGGCTGTGGCAGTGAAAGAGGAGCCTCGTGGGCCAGAAGGCAACCGAGGCACCAGCCGAGGCAGCTACAATCCCCTGCAGTACCAAGTGGCACACTGTGGGCAAACAGCGGTGCACCTCCCGCCAACCCTGGCAGCACCTGGCCAGCCCCTGCGCGTCCTCAAG GCCCCTGTGGCTGCCGCCGCCCCTCCCTGCAGTCCGCTCCTCAAGGCGCCCTCCCCAGCCGGCCCCTCACACAAGGGCAAGAAGGCAGTAAACAAAGACAGCCTAGAGTACCGGCTGCGGCGCGAACGCAACAACATCGCCGTGCGCAAGAGCCGGGACAAGGCCAAGAGGCGCATTATGGAGACACAGCAGAAGGTGTTGGAGTACATGGCTGAGAATGAGCGTCTGCGCAGCCGCGTGGAGCAGCTCACCCAGGAGCTGGACACTCTGCGCAACCTCTTCCGACAGATCCCCGAGGCTGCCAGTCTCatcaagggggtggggggctgcagcTGA